Proteins encoded within one genomic window of Candidatus Bathyarchaeota archaeon:
- the carB gene encoding carbamoyl-phosphate synthase (glutamine-hydrolyzing) large subunit, with the protein MKEENIETILVNPNIATIQTSYRMADKVYLEPCVPEILEQIIKNDRPDGILLSFGGQTGLNIGKKLHEIGVLEKEGVKVLGTAIEPIERTEDRGLFRDAMKELNITVPPSDVVYNEKDAFSIGKDIGYPVIVRVAYTLGGGGSGIANNQRELGEIIRRAFKQSMVHQVLIEKCLDGWKEIEYEVVRDSADNTITVAALENFDPLGIHTGDSIVVAPTQTINNKEYHMLRNASIKVIRGLNIVGECNIQFGLDPESEEYVAIEVNARLSRSSALASKATGYPLAYISAKLAIGYLLPELKNKVTGITTACFEPALDYIVVKIPRWDFQKFKGAEYLIGPQMKSVGEVMGIGRCFEEALQKAIRELEIGKIGLIGNEDYEIEKENLSSIRDKLKNPTSERLYQIVAALKAGMKVEEISEITKIDKWFIHKIVNIIETEKKLRECKNKNERKNLVYNLQEAKRLGFSDAQLSKCLDESEFNVRSYRKKFKINPSFKIIDTMAAEWPSITNYCYVTYGGNADDVDFKDLDKILVLGAGCIRIGSSVEFDYCTMNTVWGLKEEGIEEVIVLNNNPETVSTDYDMSDKLYFEEITHERVMDVIEKENPIGTVVSVGGQTPNNLAMSLVKSGVKLIGTTAKSIDMAEDRTKFSSLLRRLGIPQPKWKSLISKEDSIDFAKKVGYPVIIRPSYVLSGAAMRVARNRKDLEEYINLAARISKEYPAVISKFIENAKEIEVDAVCDGRNVLISAIMEHIEQAGTHSGDANMVIPPQNVNRKLIDDIEVYTARIARTLKIQGPFNIQFVAKDNKLYVIELNLRASRSMPYSSKSSGIPIIWAGSKIMLGKTLEDLKIKNRTIYHYSVKSPTFSFSRIEGADPILGVEMSSTGEVACLDYNFSNAVLKAFIAAGFKIPNKGSEVLITVCDDDKPKIEKLAEDLNDLGYKIVSTIGTANYLKKHRFKTSTLKKISEGSNEILNKIANGDIEAVINTQSPQKRDNKISDGFIIRRTASEFSTPVFTRIETAEAFIEALKRGGFKILNAKPLEDYLPKSTLNLL; encoded by the coding sequence TTGAAAGAAGAGAATATTGAGACCATATTAGTGAATCCAAACATCGCCACAATTCAAACAAGTTACAGGATGGCTGATAAGGTCTACTTAGAGCCATGTGTGCCTGAAATATTAGAACAGATAATCAAAAACGACAGGCCAGATGGAATTCTATTGAGCTTTGGGGGTCAAACTGGCCTAAACATCGGTAAGAAACTACATGAGATTGGGGTTCTTGAAAAAGAGGGGGTAAAAGTGCTTGGAACGGCTATTGAACCCATTGAGAGAACTGAGGATAGAGGATTATTCAGAGATGCGATGAAAGAATTGAATATAACTGTTCCACCAAGTGATGTTGTGTATAATGAAAAAGATGCTTTTAGCATAGGTAAAGACATAGGATATCCAGTAATTGTCAGAGTGGCCTATACACTCGGTGGCGGAGGTTCTGGGATTGCAAACAATCAAAGAGAGCTGGGTGAAATCATAAGAAGGGCCTTTAAACAAAGTATGGTCCATCAAGTCTTAATAGAAAAATGTCTTGATGGATGGAAAGAGATAGAATATGAAGTTGTAAGAGATAGTGCAGACAACACTATTACTGTTGCAGCCCTAGAAAATTTTGATCCTTTGGGTATACATACCGGAGATAGTATAGTAGTTGCTCCAACTCAAACAATAAACAATAAAGAGTATCACATGCTCCGTAACGCTTCAATAAAGGTTATTCGAGGTCTAAACATAGTAGGGGAGTGTAATATTCAATTTGGTCTTGATCCAGAGAGTGAAGAGTATGTTGCAATAGAAGTCAATGCAAGGTTGTCTAGATCCAGTGCTCTTGCATCTAAAGCTACTGGCTATCCTTTAGCATATATTTCAGCCAAATTAGCAATTGGTTATCTCCTTCCTGAATTAAAGAATAAAGTGACAGGGATAACTACAGCCTGTTTTGAACCGGCATTAGACTACATAGTAGTAAAAATTCCTAGATGGGATTTTCAAAAATTTAAAGGCGCTGAATATTTGATAGGACCTCAAATGAAATCTGTTGGAGAAGTAATGGGAATTGGAAGATGTTTTGAAGAAGCTTTGCAGAAAGCAATTAGGGAGTTAGAAATCGGTAAGATTGGATTAATTGGTAATGAAGATTATGAGATTGAGAAAGAGAATCTAAGTAGCATAAGAGATAAACTGAAAAATCCTACAAGTGAGAGACTTTATCAAATTGTTGCGGCCTTAAAGGCTGGAATGAAAGTAGAGGAAATTTCTGAGATAACCAAGATAGATAAGTGGTTCATTCATAAAATTGTCAACATCATTGAAACAGAAAAAAAATTAAGAGAATGTAAAAATAAAAATGAAAGAAAGAATCTTGTATATAATTTGCAAGAGGCAAAAAGGCTTGGCTTTTCAGACGCTCAATTATCCAAATGTTTAGATGAGTCAGAGTTCAATGTGCGTTCCTATCGAAAAAAGTTCAAGATCAATCCCTCATTTAAAATAATAGACACTATGGCGGCAGAGTGGCCTTCAATTACCAATTATTGTTACGTTACTTATGGCGGGAATGCTGACGATGTTGACTTTAAGGATTTGGATAAGATTTTGGTACTTGGTGCCGGTTGTATAAGAATCGGGAGCAGTGTCGAATTTGATTATTGTACGATGAATACTGTATGGGGACTAAAAGAAGAGGGTATTGAAGAAGTAATTGTATTGAATAATAATCCAGAGACTGTCTCAACTGATTATGACATGTCCGATAAATTGTATTTTGAAGAGATTACTCATGAAAGAGTAATGGATGTAATAGAGAAAGAGAATCCGATAGGAACTGTAGTCAGTGTAGGAGGACAAACCCCCAATAATTTAGCTATGTCTTTAGTTAAAAGTGGGGTAAAATTGATCGGTACAACTGCAAAAAGCATAGATATGGCTGAGGACCGTACAAAATTTAGCTCTCTACTTCGTAGACTTGGAATCCCCCAACCGAAATGGAAAAGCCTTATTTCAAAAGAAGATTCAATCGATTTTGCTAAAAAAGTTGGGTACCCTGTGATAATAAGGCCATCCTATGTATTATCAGGTGCTGCGATGCGTGTTGCAAGAAATCGTAAGGATTTAGAGGAATATATTAACCTGGCTGCCAGAATATCAAAAGAATACCCAGCAGTAATAAGTAAATTTATTGAAAATGCTAAAGAGATTGAGGTCGACGCAGTCTGTGATGGTAGAAACGTTCTCATTAGTGCCATAATGGAGCACATAGAGCAGGCAGGTACGCATAGTGGAGATGCAAATATGGTTATACCTCCACAAAATGTCAATAGAAAACTTATTGATGATATCGAAGTTTACACCGCACGGATTGCTAGAACTCTAAAAATCCAGGGGCCATTCAATATTCAATTTGTAGCAAAGGATAACAAATTGTATGTAATTGAGCTCAATTTGCGTGCTAGTAGAAGTATGCCTTATTCAAGCAAATCTAGTGGAATACCGATAATCTGGGCAGGCAGCAAAATAATGCTCGGAAAGACTTTAGAGGATCTGAAAATTAAAAATCGAACAATTTATCATTATTCAGTGAAGAGTCCAACGTTTTCATTTTCTAGAATTGAAGGTGCTGATCCTATTCTTGGCGTAGAGATGTCATCCACTGGTGAAGTTGCGTGTTTAGATTATAATTTCTCGAATGCAGTTCTCAAAGCATTCATAGCAGCTGGTTTCAAAATACCAAATAAAGGGAGTGAGGTTCTGATTACTGTCTGTGATGATGATAAACCAAAGATTGAAAAATTAGCAGAGGATTTGAACGATTTAGGTTATAAAATAGTTTCAACAATAGGAACTGCAAATTACTTAAAGAAACATAGGTTCAAAACAAGTACCCTCAAAAAGATCAGTGAAGGAAGTAATGAGATTTTAAATAAAATTGCAAATGGCGATATAGAAGCCGTTATCAATACACAGTCCCCACAAAAAAGAGATAATAAAATAAGCGATGGCTTCATTATAAGAAGGACTGCCTCAGAATTCTCTACGCCTGTTTTTACCAGAATAGAAACGGCTGAGGCTTTTATTGAGGCATTAAAAAGAGGGGGCTTTAAAATACTAAATGCTAAACCTCTAGAAGATTATTTACCAAAATCAACGCTTAATCTACTTTGA
- a CDS encoding UPF0182 family protein yields the protein MTDINGYEERSIPKPFPRQLRWAILVLAILFVAWVLSDAVVNLWLNVKEFGELFIRPIYFWLYSGLLLSTLALVRIDLKNRRSLALWFLHVMVNSFKYRSIDEESEQVYFKELSFGEFKLSWSRFIAWQITKVFLGFFFFANVFFGMAFYAIQQGWDPNLASIWKIFSLPFITPPFSGEYATSIVIPMMPALTLLVGSVLSALGIRLILLVGFTQIVRIWSLRANDQSKELTPIGWKLAILWALLGLGALWTFFNSFFTAFINYNTKYAIVGLAIIGCGFLVLAFLDWKKNSNKTRRFFSLRRIGIKVAPILLIVLVVFSIMAINDSIADARKVEWLGPYTAQQIAVNRYFAELDEVEEKPYVFSFSQLSSEQIYAYAADHRDLIDAVRLWDWSASYSKLKPEIGLIPYVDYQDSDIIRFDDKLFWAASMKPLLPETVRPGDKWYAQHLVYTHVPNGFYLLDAQEGHVVETSQYFDQRRIYYGEGGLFEETWAAYQENRDKSDELEGYFYGGDGGITAPPPLSWIYEFNFFLAFRDQEMHLMRYRDIYDRMELLFPYFEYNFKGKYVDTFPVTDGQNTYYVMPLIVRLDTWNVPWSRGNDIMRLVGYALIDIYTGEIKLLITGNDYFSELFKSVYSEFIITQVPVWIEKQLRYPQELYEWRVGMFNYYHVEDPSTFIVAKEFFEVPEDLTTYYIFSKPPGFDEMEYIGLLSLELKGARGRNLAGYMVVRNDIPHTGDMIFYQVSFESDTKLLGPTGTKEALEKNSEFAQLKTLLREPRIGDNILYRIGDHDVYFIPVYTAGHGGVVTEMGVVACIGAAFTGNYFVGLGNNAEEAFVDYLAQFAGVSEPVEPEEGVENLEDLIQQARDYLRAYQELLGQGKYQEAGEQFERFLDVWEKVSGQITGIEEEEIEEQPIE from the coding sequence ATGACGGATATTAATGGATATGAAGAACGTAGCATTCCAAAGCCTTTTCCACGACAACTTCGTTGGGCAATTCTAGTTTTGGCTATATTGTTTGTTGCTTGGGTTTTATCTGATGCTGTTGTCAATTTATGGCTTAATGTAAAAGAGTTTGGTGAATTATTTATTCGTCCTATTTACTTCTGGTTGTATTCAGGACTTTTATTATCTACGTTAGCATTAGTAAGGATTGATCTTAAAAACCGCAGATCACTTGCTTTATGGTTTCTTCATGTAATGGTAAATTCCTTTAAATATAGAAGCATTGATGAAGAATCGGAACAGGTATATTTTAAAGAATTGAGCTTTGGTGAATTTAAGCTATCTTGGTCTAGATTCATCGCATGGCAGATCACGAAAGTATTTTTAGGCTTCTTTTTTTTCGCTAATGTGTTTTTTGGAATGGCTTTTTATGCGATTCAGCAGGGTTGGGATCCTAATCTTGCAAGTATTTGGAAGATATTTTCTCTTCCTTTTATAACTCCACCATTTAGCGGAGAATATGCCACTTCAATTGTAATACCTATGATGCCTGCGTTGACGCTTCTAGTTGGATCTGTTCTTAGTGCATTAGGTATAAGATTAATTTTGCTTGTAGGATTCACTCAGATCGTCCGGATTTGGTCTCTGAGAGCAAATGATCAATCAAAAGAATTAACACCGATTGGATGGAAGTTAGCTATCCTTTGGGCTTTATTGGGGCTAGGAGCTCTTTGGACATTTTTCAATAGCTTCTTTACAGCTTTTATTAACTATAACACAAAGTATGCGATAGTTGGGCTGGCCATAATAGGTTGTGGTTTCTTAGTATTAGCTTTTTTGGACTGGAAAAAGAATTCAAATAAAACTAGGAGATTCTTTTCTTTACGCCGTATAGGAATAAAGGTTGCTCCGATTTTACTAATAGTACTTGTTGTGTTTTCAATTATGGCTATCAACGATAGCATCGCAGATGCTCGAAAAGTTGAGTGGCTAGGTCCTTATACCGCACAACAAATTGCGGTAAATAGATATTTTGCCGAATTAGATGAAGTTGAAGAAAAACCATATGTTTTTAGTTTCTCCCAGCTTTCAAGTGAGCAAATATATGCCTATGCTGCAGACCATCGGGATTTGATCGATGCTGTTAGGTTGTGGGACTGGAGTGCAAGCTATTCTAAATTAAAACCCGAGATAGGCCTTATCCCATATGTTGATTATCAAGACTCGGATATTATTAGATTTGATGATAAATTATTTTGGGCCGCTTCAATGAAACCTCTTTTACCAGAAACTGTAAGACCTGGTGACAAATGGTATGCTCAACATTTGGTATATACTCATGTTCCAAATGGATTCTATCTTTTAGACGCTCAAGAAGGACATGTCGTAGAAACTAGCCAATATTTCGATCAAAGACGAATATACTATGGTGAAGGAGGGCTTTTTGAAGAAACTTGGGCAGCTTACCAAGAGAACCGTGATAAAAGTGATGAATTAGAAGGATACTTCTATGGAGGAGATGGAGGAATAACTGCACCCCCTCCATTGAGCTGGATTTATGAATTCAACTTTTTCTTAGCATTCAGAGATCAAGAGATGCATTTGATGAGATACAGGGATATTTATGATCGAATGGAGCTTCTATTTCCTTATTTTGAATACAATTTCAAAGGTAAGTATGTAGATACATTTCCGGTAACTGATGGTCAAAATACATATTATGTTATGCCTTTAATAGTCCGGCTTGATACTTGGAATGTTCCTTGGAGTAGAGGAAACGATATTATGAGACTAGTAGGCTACGCCTTGATAGATATTTATACCGGTGAAATAAAACTCCTCATAACAGGAAATGATTACTTCAGTGAACTTTTCAAGTCCGTTTATAGCGAATTTATTATCACCCAAGTACCAGTTTGGATAGAGAAGCAGTTGAGATACCCTCAAGAGTTGTACGAATGGAGAGTAGGAATGTTCAACTATTATCATGTAGAAGATCCATCGACATTTATCGTTGCAAAGGAATTCTTTGAGGTGCCAGAAGACCTGACAACATATTACATTTTTTCTAAACCACCTGGATTCGATGAAATGGAGTACATCGGTTTACTTTCTCTTGAATTGAAGGGAGCTAGAGGAAGGAATCTGGCTGGTTATATGGTAGTTAGGAATGATATTCCGCATACGGGCGATATGATTTTCTATCAGGTTTCCTTCGAATCCGATACTAAACTTTTGGGTCCTACAGGTACAAAAGAGGCGCTAGAAAAGAACTCAGAGTTTGCCCAACTAAAGACCCTTCTTCGAGAACCAAGAATTGGCGATAACATACTCTATCGAATTGGGGACCATGATGTGTACTTTATACCTGTCTATACGGCTGGACATGGAGGCGTAGTTACAGAGATGGGGGTTGTTGCGTGTATAGGAGCGGCCTTTACAGGCAATTATTTCGTAGGTTTAGGAAATAATGCAGAAGAAGCTTTTGTGGATTATTTAGCTCAGTTTGCAGGCGTGTCAGAACCTGTTGAACCTGAGGAAGGAGTAGAAAACTTGGAAGATCTGATACAACAAGCGAGAGATTACCTGCGAGCTTATCAAGAACTCTTAGGGCAAGGAAAATATCAAGAAGCAGGAGAGCAATTTGAAAGGTTTTTAGATGTCTGGGAAAAAGTATCTGGACAAATAACTGGAATAGAGGAAGAAGAAATTGAAGAACAACCAATTGAATGA
- the carA gene encoding glutamine-hydrolyzing carbamoyl-phosphate synthase small subunit, which translates to MKSLNYSQYYQIKKGSLIGKFCHSKDDKKATLVLEDGSLFYGKGFGAVRKISGEVVFNTGMMGYNESITDPSYKGQILTQTYPLIGNYGVNKRDFESDSPKIEGYIIHELCRSPSHWSSMMSLDETLEKYEVPGIEGVDTRALTKKLRYHGTMLGILQVYNKDEAPSKDDILDEVKRVEDPNDRDLVAEVCAKGVIEHSSRKSRQIVLIDCGVKKSIINSLIDRGIGVIQVPPTYSADDILRRKPDGVVISNGPGDPKRISYLTKTIEKIFDNGITIFGICLGAQILALTFKGDTYKLKFGHRGQNHPCIETTSDRCFITSQNHGYAIDPESLKSTELEVTYKNANDGTVEGIKHSSSKASAVQWHPEASPGPLDTAFLFDEFVRVIKNT; encoded by the coding sequence ATGAAAAGTTTAAATTACAGCCAATATTATCAGATAAAGAAGGGTTCACTGATAGGCAAATTCTGCCATTCAAAGGACGATAAAAAAGCTACTTTAGTACTAGAAGACGGTTCTCTTTTCTATGGGAAAGGATTCGGTGCAGTTAGAAAGATATCCGGTGAGGTTGTATTCAATACAGGAATGATGGGATATAATGAATCAATTACTGATCCTTCCTATAAAGGCCAGATTCTAACCCAGACATACCCTCTCATAGGGAATTATGGTGTCAATAAAAGAGATTTTGAATCAGACAGCCCAAAAATCGAGGGATATATCATCCATGAATTGTGTAGGAGTCCTAGCCACTGGTCTTCTATGATGAGTCTGGATGAAACTCTAGAAAAATACGAGGTCCCAGGCATCGAAGGTGTAGATACTAGAGCCTTAACTAAAAAATTAAGATATCATGGAACAATGCTGGGCATACTCCAAGTCTACAACAAGGATGAAGCTCCTTCAAAAGATGATATTCTAGATGAGGTGAAGCGAGTAGAAGATCCTAACGATAGAGATCTCGTTGCTGAAGTTTGTGCTAAAGGAGTGATTGAACATTCTAGCAGAAAAAGTAGGCAAATTGTTCTAATTGATTGCGGAGTAAAAAAGAGTATAATAAATTCATTAATTGATAGAGGAATTGGTGTAATTCAAGTTCCTCCGACATATAGTGCCGATGATATTCTCAGGAGAAAACCAGATGGTGTTGTAATTTCAAATGGTCCGGGTGACCCTAAACGCATCTCTTATTTGACTAAAACTATTGAAAAAATATTCGATAATGGAATAACGATTTTTGGCATTTGTTTGGGCGCTCAGATATTAGCTTTAACATTCAAAGGCGATACCTATAAATTAAAATTCGGACATAGAGGCCAAAATCATCCCTGTATAGAAACTACTTCAGATAGATGTTTTATTACTAGTCAAAATCATGGTTATGCAATAGATCCTGAATCTTTGAAGAGTACGGAGCTTGAGGTCACTTATAAGAACGCTAATGATGGAACAGTGGAAGGCATTAAACACAGTAGCTCAAAAGCTTCAGCCGTTCAATGGCATCCAGAAGCTTCTCCAGGACCCTTAGATACAGCTTTTCTTTTTGATGAATTTGTAAGGGTGATAAAAAATACCTAA
- a CDS encoding class I tRNA ligase family protein, translated as MLKVYNTLTREVRPFKPPRNKKIRMFTCGPSIYGQQHIGNYRTFLFEDILQRYIEYLGYPVIRLLAITDVEDKAIIQANKEKKSLKTLTEKNLKTFLEDIKFLKIKSPSYMPRSSTTIDQSVQLIKLLLKKGFAYWHEKNVYFDPLKFESFGKLANLDMNKWPKAKRRFHKDTYPGIRWNRGDFILWHGKKENDKYFWKTEIGDGRPAWNIQDASMITKRLGYKIDIACGGIDNLARHHDYTIAIIESISNERYADYWLHGGHLFVEGKKMSKSKGNVIYLNDLIKAGFKKEEIRLFLIYPHYRKRLHFNLETLKELSVKIERLRGIIKKLKNADSSSSDKSAMELINNILKDFESNMNEDLNVKQAFDDLSTSILKLNNLNNEGKLSSTDAIKLIDNFRRIDNVLQILF; from the coding sequence ATGCTGAAGGTTTATAACACTTTAACCAGGGAAGTCAGACCGTTTAAACCTCCCAGGAACAAAAAAATTAGAATGTTCACATGTGGACCCTCCATATATGGTCAACAACATATCGGTAATTATCGCACATTCCTATTTGAAGACATTCTCCAACGATATATAGAATATTTAGGCTATCCTGTTATTCGACTTCTTGCCATCACTGATGTAGAAGATAAAGCAATAATTCAAGCCAATAAAGAAAAGAAATCATTGAAGACATTAACAGAAAAAAATCTAAAAACCTTTCTTGAAGATATTAAATTTCTTAAAATAAAGTCCCCTTCCTATATGCCACGTTCTTCAACAACCATAGATCAATCAGTTCAACTAATCAAACTGTTATTGAAAAAAGGATTTGCATATTGGCATGAGAAGAACGTATATTTTGATCCATTAAAATTTGAAAGCTTTGGAAAATTAGCAAATCTAGATATGAACAAATGGCCTAAGGCAAAAAGAAGATTTCATAAAGATACTTATCCAGGCATACGTTGGAACAGAGGGGATTTCATATTATGGCATGGAAAAAAAGAAAACGATAAGTATTTTTGGAAAACTGAGATTGGTGACGGAAGACCTGCATGGAATATTCAAGATGCTTCTATGATAACTAAACGCTTAGGTTACAAGATAGATATTGCGTGCGGGGGTATAGATAATCTCGCAAGACATCATGATTACACAATAGCAATAATAGAAAGCATATCAAACGAAAGATACGCAGATTATTGGCTGCATGGTGGACATCTCTTCGTTGAAGGTAAAAAGATGTCCAAAAGTAAAGGCAATGTAATCTATTTGAATGATTTAATTAAGGCGGGATTTAAAAAAGAAGAAATTAGGTTGTTTCTAATATATCCTCATTATAGAAAGAGATTGCATTTTAATCTGGAAACCCTAAAAGAATTGAGCGTAAAGATTGAAAGATTAAGAGGGATCATTAAAAAACTGAAGAATGCGGATTCATCAAGTTCAGATAAATCAGCAATGGAGCTAATTAACAATATTTTGAAAGATTTTGAAAGTAATATGAACGAAGATTTAAATGTAAAACAAGCTTTTGATGATTTGTCAACATCTATTTTAAAGCTCAATAACCTGAATAATGAAGGCAAATTAAGCTCAACTGATGCAATAAAGTTAATAGATAATTTTAGAAGAATTGATAACGTTCTGCAAATTCTTTTTTGA
- the ccsA gene encoding cytochrome c biogenesis protein CcsA, with translation MTLEYLLLFIAMFLLLLDIYSLSKIKSLKKSYSNNSSFYLFSIFAILTSISFISYLHSFLTDNFILKDVYAYCSTYLAVEFKIYASWASLGGSLLLWTMILTLIILIYRFSNPFIIDRFKIRSYILLNISLVFLSLATILSNPFSSYSFKPIDGLGLNPLLQSPWMGIHPPIIFLGYSLTIFCLALSLARIDLANNLAVNIVNYSAKLAWLFLSIGIALGGIWAYEELGWGGYWSWDPVETASLLPWLALTAYFHSSFLSNSKKTIIKELIILIAALLVIFSTLITRSGLLESIHAFGASTTTYPFIAMAAFFIFVFSYFKIKTGKIIFSIKKKSTDAMSIFGILSVASIFYIVAVCLIGLLIPLFHSVAFGEAIIIDKYYYNTMCLPPTIIFVIAIMCCNIAGKTNFRKYVVVILSTMIIGILTAILRIPTDNPVANFGISTLLIALITIAYSYSFDYIKKRRLILFNWGRRAIHIAIIIILLGVLLSSTLETNDRIIVGTDSKTSVLGTELRISDYRFEGPTGRIYARGNILPDHSSLYVNIITSIDNTSFSNDLYAGLYTVHGFVLKPYISRTLTKDVYIALDYSDSIYQGLLLSLTGNVPGEILEFPISIKIVPYVNLLWFGITLLSAGIVASIINDIYLIKKTRHTRK, from the coding sequence ATGACTCTTGAATATTTACTTCTTTTTATAGCCATGTTCTTATTGCTATTGGACATCTATTCATTATCCAAGATTAAATCTTTGAAGAAATCTTATAGCAACAACTCATCGTTTTATTTATTTTCAATATTTGCGATTTTAACATCCATCTCTTTTATCTCATATTTACATTCTTTTTTAACTGATAATTTTATTTTAAAAGACGTTTATGCTTACTGCTCAACGTATTTAGCAGTAGAATTCAAAATATATGCAAGTTGGGCCAGTCTAGGAGGTTCTCTTTTACTTTGGACAATGATTCTTACTTTGATAATTCTGATTTATAGATTCTCGAATCCATTCATTATTGATAGATTTAAAATTAGAAGTTATATATTGCTCAATATATCGCTCGTATTTCTCTCTTTGGCGACTATTTTATCAAATCCTTTTAGCTCATATTCATTTAAACCGATAGATGGTTTGGGATTAAATCCATTACTTCAATCCCCATGGATGGGGATTCATCCTCCAATTATATTTCTTGGATATTCATTGACAATTTTCTGCCTTGCCCTTTCCCTTGCAAGAATAGATTTAGCAAATAATTTAGCAGTAAATATTGTAAACTATTCTGCTAAGTTAGCCTGGCTCTTTCTTTCTATTGGAATAGCTTTGGGAGGAATATGGGCATATGAAGAATTGGGTTGGGGGGGATATTGGTCGTGGGATCCTGTAGAAACTGCCTCATTACTTCCATGGTTAGCTTTAACAGCTTACTTCCATAGTTCTTTTTTAAGTAATTCAAAAAAGACCATTATCAAGGAACTCATTATACTGATAGCAGCATTGTTAGTGATATTTTCAACATTGATCACTAGGAGCGGTCTATTAGAGTCAATTCATGCTTTTGGGGCATCGACAACAACATATCCTTTTATCGCTATGGCGGCGTTCTTTATATTCGTTTTCAGTTATTTCAAGATAAAAACAGGTAAGATAATTTTCTCTATTAAAAAGAAAAGTACTGATGCAATGTCGATTTTTGGAATACTATCCGTCGCATCTATTTTCTATATAGTAGCTGTGTGTTTAATAGGTCTGTTAATTCCATTATTTCATTCAGTTGCGTTTGGAGAAGCAATAATCATCGATAAATATTATTATAATACTATGTGCCTCCCTCCCACAATCATTTTTGTTATAGCTATAATGTGCTGTAATATTGCTGGCAAAACTAATTTTAGAAAATATGTGGTTGTAATCCTTAGCACTATGATTATCGGTATTTTAACAGCAATTCTCAGAATTCCTACTGATAATCCTGTGGCTAATTTTGGAATTTCAACTCTTCTTATAGCCTTGATAACTATTGCTTATAGTTATTCTTTCGACTATATCAAAAAGAGAAGATTGATACTATTTAACTGGGGAAGACGTGCAATCCATATTGCTATAATAATAATATTGCTGGGGGTCCTTCTAAGCTCAACTCTTGAGACTAACGATAGAATAATTGTTGGAACTGATAGTAAGACATCAGTGTTGGGTACGGAATTAAGGATTTCAGATTATAGATTCGAAGGCCCCACAGGAAGAATATATGCCAGAGGCAATATCCTGCCAGATCACTCTTCTTTATATGTCAATATCATAACTTCTATTGATAACACTTCATTTTCAAATGACCTTTATGCAGGGCTTTATACAGTTCATGGTTTTGTACTAAAGCCCTATATTAGCAGAACCCTGACAAAAGATGTTTACATAGCATTAGATTATAGCGACTCGATTTATCAAGGACTGCTTTTAAGCTTAACTGGAAATGTACCAGGTGAAATATTAGAATTCCCTATCTCAATCAAGATCGTTCCTTATGTGAATCTTCTGTGGTTTGGTATAACATTATTGTCTGCTGGAATCGTTGCATCGATTATTAATGATATTTATTTAATTAAAAAAACCAGACATACTAGAAAATAG